In Polyangia bacterium, the following proteins share a genomic window:
- a CDS encoding TonB family protein, producing MLIGLTATTAARAQPAPPDEPPPAALSKPPRLLHFVQATPPASLGGLTEAEVVLTIDVDEAGQVTAVAVAQSAGGPTGPELDRAAVDAARQFVFEPGEASGQPVPVRITYRYRFVLKPPPPPPPAPSVAANATAGPTVPLAGLVLRRGDRTPVPGVSVTVPLAPGDQRRAVTDQSGHFSFEALPVGTHPLTLRGSAIAAVDISVTLHEGKSLELTTFVDVKERYASTVRGRRVVVEAVEHTLVTEEIRRIPGTQGDTLKAVQNLPGVSRAPFGIGLLPVWGSAPEDTRVYVDGVNIPLLYHFGGLRSTVNSGMVQSLTFVPGAYQADHGLGLGGVVEVETRHPRSDGLHGYAAMDLLDGSLMLEGPLTRSLSFAVAGRRSWIDATLPLFTTSSLQLTPVYYDYQARLSWRPTPRDDLDVFFLGSDDRLKLVATVKDDALTAAVDSHTYFHRAIASWAHRFARGATLSITSSLGYDAPFGLGVQFGTVPTSVDQHALAYATRAVARWPLLPSLRLDGGVDFEGNRFVLDRAGSPSAVVDPVSGLGSSGVGASGGFGGSASGFAIDHLTLYTNNVAPFAAANWSGSLFGRPFTVTPQFRLQVISAAGYAGSDSAFAHTFVSPEPRLDLRLQTTARLAIKAAVGFYSQPPAPSSYSRDFGNPDLKSERDIQVVVGAEAELIAALHVQVDGFYKDLRDLVVPGVVPGGPLLVNDGQGRAYGGELLLRQQLARSFYGWASYTLSRSERRDHPGEGWHPFQFDQTHILTLLLSWVLPRGFQVGARYRYVTGNPSTPILGAYYDAAADRYAPITGTPYSSRLPAFNELDLRADKIFTFDRWRFSAFIDVQNVFRADNPEAVGYNFDYRVPHPITGLPLLPVLGIRGDF from the coding sequence TTGCTGATCGGGCTGACGGCGACGACTGCCGCCCGCGCGCAGCCCGCGCCCCCGGACGAGCCACCGCCAGCCGCGCTGTCCAAGCCGCCGCGGCTGCTTCACTTCGTGCAGGCGACCCCGCCGGCGTCGCTGGGCGGCCTCACCGAGGCGGAGGTGGTCTTGACCATCGACGTTGATGAAGCGGGCCAGGTGACGGCGGTGGCGGTGGCGCAATCGGCGGGCGGGCCGACCGGCCCCGAGCTCGATCGCGCGGCCGTCGATGCCGCGCGCCAGTTCGTGTTCGAGCCGGGCGAGGCCAGCGGGCAACCGGTTCCGGTTCGTATCACCTATCGCTATCGCTTCGTTCTCAAGCCGCCACCGCCCCCGCCGCCTGCGCCGTCGGTGGCGGCCAACGCCACGGCCGGACCGACGGTGCCGCTGGCCGGCTTGGTCTTGCGGCGGGGTGATCGCACCCCGGTCCCGGGTGTCAGCGTGACCGTCCCGCTCGCGCCCGGCGACCAGCGCCGAGCCGTGACCGATCAAAGCGGACATTTTTCCTTCGAGGCGCTCCCCGTCGGAACCCACCCGCTCACCCTGCGCGGCAGCGCCATCGCCGCCGTCGACATCAGCGTGACGTTGCACGAGGGCAAGAGCCTGGAGCTCACCACCTTCGTCGACGTCAAGGAGCGCTATGCCTCGACCGTGCGCGGGCGGCGCGTGGTCGTCGAGGCGGTCGAGCACACGCTGGTCACCGAAGAAATTCGGCGCATTCCCGGCACGCAGGGCGACACGCTCAAGGCGGTGCAGAATCTGCCCGGGGTTTCACGGGCGCCGTTCGGGATCGGCCTCTTGCCGGTCTGGGGCTCGGCGCCCGAGGACACGCGCGTCTATGTCGACGGCGTGAATATTCCCCTGCTGTATCACTTTGGCGGCCTGCGCTCGACGGTCAACAGCGGGATGGTGCAGTCGCTGACGTTCGTGCCGGGTGCCTACCAGGCGGACCACGGCCTTGGGCTGGGCGGCGTCGTCGAGGTCGAGACCCGGCACCCGCGCAGCGACGGGCTGCACGGTTATGCAGCCATGGATTTGCTGGACGGTTCGCTGATGCTGGAGGGACCGCTGACCAGGTCGCTGTCCTTCGCGGTGGCCGGGCGGCGCAGCTGGATCGACGCCACTCTTCCGCTGTTCACCACCAGCTCGTTGCAGCTGACGCCGGTCTATTACGACTATCAGGCGCGTCTGTCCTGGCGCCCGACCCCGCGCGATGATCTGGATGTCTTCTTCCTGGGCTCTGACGATCGCTTGAAACTGGTGGCCACGGTCAAAGACGACGCCCTGACCGCCGCCGTCGACTCGCACACCTACTTTCATCGCGCCATCGCCAGCTGGGCGCACCGCTTCGCGCGCGGGGCCACCCTGTCGATCACCTCTTCGCTGGGCTACGACGCTCCGTTCGGCCTGGGCGTGCAATTCGGCACCGTGCCCACGTCGGTCGATCAGCACGCCCTTGCCTATGCAACGCGCGCCGTGGCGCGCTGGCCGCTGCTGCCGTCGCTGCGCCTGGACGGTGGCGTCGACTTCGAAGGAAACCGCTTCGTCCTTGATCGCGCGGGCTCGCCCAGCGCCGTGGTCGATCCGGTCAGCGGTCTGGGCAGCAGCGGCGTCGGCGCCAGCGGCGGCTTTGGCGGATCGGCCAGCGGCTTCGCCATCGACCACCTCACCCTGTACACCAACAACGTGGCGCCCTTCGCCGCCGCCAACTGGTCGGGCTCGCTGTTTGGCCGACCGTTCACGGTGACGCCGCAATTCAGGCTGCAGGTGATCAGCGCTGCGGGCTATGCCGGCTCGGACAGCGCCTTCGCGCACACCTTCGTCTCGCCCGAGCCGCGCCTCGACCTGCGGCTGCAAACCACCGCGCGCCTGGCGATCAAGGCGGCGGTCGGTTTCTATTCGCAACCGCCCGCCCCGTCGTCCTACTCGCGCGACTTCGGAAACCCGGACCTCAAATCCGAACGCGACATCCAGGTTGTAGTGGGCGCCGAGGCCGAGCTGATCGCGGCGCTGCACGTTCAAGTCGACGGCTTCTACAAAGATCTGCGCGACCTGGTGGTGCCCGGCGTCGTCCCCGGCGGCCCGCTGCTGGTCAACGACGGCCAAGGTCGCGCCTACGGTGGCGAGCTGCTGCTGCGCCAGCAACTCGCGCGCAGTTTTTACGGGTGGGCGTCCTACACCTTGTCCCGCAGCGAGCGAAGAGATCACCCCGGCGAAGGCTGGCATCCATTCCAGTTCGACCAGACCCACATCCTGACCCTGCTGCTCAGCTGGGTGCTGCCGCGCGGATTTCAGGTGGGCGCGCGCTATCGCTATGTCACCGGCAATCCCTCGACGCCGATCCTGGGCGCGTACTACGACGCCGCCGCCGATCGGTACGCGCCGATCACGGGGACCCCATACAGCAGCCGCCTGCCCGCCTTCAACGAGCTGGATCTGCGCGCCGACAAGATCTTCACCTTCGATCGCTGGCGTTTTTCGGCCTTCATTGACGTTCAGAACGTTTTCCGTGCCGACAACCCGGAAGCAGTGGGCTACAATTTCGACTACCGCGTTCCACACCCGATCACCGGGCTGCCTCTGCTGCCGGTGCTCGGCATTCGGGGAGACTTCTGA
- a CDS encoding MotA/TolQ/ExbB proton channel family protein — MTDVSAHFLRFTLHGATWVLWLLIALSVVSLSIMLERVWYFRTHRLPRAALAEEIRNLLEDTGGRVALAGAPPAVEFAAAVEGAKSRERLRLERNLAFLATVGSNGPFIGLFGTVLGIIKAFHDLAASEASAGASTVMAGISEALVATAIGLLVAIPAVVAFNYFNRRIRVRMTEVEWLAHLAAEDVRASLAGSLSYASGEG; from the coding sequence ATGACCGATGTTTCTGCACATTTTCTCCGCTTCACACTCCACGGCGCCACCTGGGTGCTGTGGCTGCTCATCGCGCTCAGCGTAGTCAGTCTCAGCATCATGCTGGAGCGGGTTTGGTATTTTCGAACCCACCGCCTGCCGCGCGCCGCGCTGGCCGAGGAGATCCGCAACCTCTTGGAGGACACCGGCGGGCGGGTCGCGCTCGCGGGCGCTCCCCCGGCCGTCGAGTTCGCCGCCGCCGTGGAGGGCGCCAAATCGCGCGAGCGTTTGCGCCTGGAACGCAACCTGGCCTTCCTGGCCACCGTGGGCTCGAACGGGCCGTTCATCGGCCTGTTCGGTACGGTGCTGGGGATCATCAAAGCCTTTCACGATCTCGCGGCCAGCGAGGCCAGCGCCGGCGCGTCGACGGTGATGGCGGGCATCTCCGAGGCGCTGGTGGCGACGGCGATTGGCCTGCTGGTGGCCATTCCGGCCGTGGTGGCGTTCAACTATTTCAACCGCCGCATCCGGGTCCGCATGACGGAGGTGGAATGGCTGGCCCACCTGGCGGCCGAGGACGTGAGGGCCTCGCTGGCCGGCTCCCTCAGCTACGCCTCGGGAGAGGGCTGA
- a CDS encoding biopolymer transporter ExbD: MAGSADRDEGALFASINVTPMVDVTLVLLVVFMVAAPIMMTSRSIKVALPKAATAESTKASPLVLSLTREPSGGYKLFNGGKETDEAGIRKLIPPLVGRDPDLQAVIAADRGISYGDVMHVVDVVRAAGVSKFSLNTDSGS; this comes from the coding sequence ATGGCCGGCAGCGCGGATCGCGACGAAGGTGCCCTCTTCGCCAGCATCAATGTCACACCGATGGTGGACGTCACGCTGGTGCTGCTGGTGGTGTTCATGGTCGCGGCGCCCATCATGATGACCAGCCGGTCGATCAAGGTGGCCTTGCCCAAAGCCGCGACCGCCGAATCCACGAAAGCCTCGCCCCTGGTTCTTTCGCTCACGCGCGAGCCCAGCGGCGGTTACAAGCTGTTCAACGGCGGCAAAGAAACCGACGAAGCGGGCATTCGCAAGCTGATCCCGCCCCTGGTCGGGCGCGACCCGGATCTGCAGGCCGTCATCGCCGCCGATCGCGGCATCTCGTACGGCGACGTCATGCACGTGGTCGACGTGGTGCGGGCCGCCGGGGTCAGCAAGTTTTCCCTCAACACCGACTCTGGATCATAG
- a CDS encoding energy transducer TonB, with protein sequence MTSPTEVATAEPLPVGSPSGSGAAPSAGTGSGGGPTSTGAASGSTYRPASESDVDVMPEIDVEACGRAAAYPSDAEQAGIEGDVRLRVALNDQGGIHDVRVLSGPGHGLDRAAVEAIRHKCRFSPARAHGQAVAFVIESYRFHFELPR encoded by the coding sequence ATGACCTCCCCCACCGAAGTGGCCACGGCAGAGCCCCTCCCCGTCGGCAGCCCCAGCGGCTCCGGCGCCGCCCCCTCGGCCGGCACCGGTTCAGGCGGCGGCCCGACTTCGACCGGCGCCGCCAGCGGGTCCACCTACCGCCCCGCCTCCGAGTCGGACGTCGACGTCATGCCCGAGATTGACGTGGAGGCGTGCGGGCGCGCCGCCGCCTATCCCAGCGACGCCGAGCAGGCTGGCATCGAGGGCGACGTCCGCTTGCGCGTGGCGCTCAACGACCAAGGCGGGATCCACGACGTGCGCGTGCTGTCCGGTCCCGGCCACGGGCTGGATCGCGCTGCCGTCGAAGCGATCCGGCACAAGTGCCGGTTCTCTCCCGCACGCGCCCACGGCCAGGCCGTCGCCTTCGTCATCGAATCGTACCGGTTCCATTTCGAGCTGCCCCGCTAA
- a CDS encoding PIG-L family deacetylase, whose translation MLLVPHPDDEAVGCAAAIRRVHTAGAEVFALYLTTGLPAPEVEWRWQRAQHPARIARRRQEAMRAAEHLTITPILFLPCPSRQLRWRLGETRAAIGEQIARVRADALWAPAYEGGHQDHDVANFLASGFAGPALPVIEFAEYHHAAGVRSNEFWQPNGAERVLWLAPEEQNWKRAILDLYRSERRNLGHVRVTREALRPLARYDYQRAPHPGVLFYQRFQWVPFRHPRVDFTSAEEVCAALAAASAGPASVPRAC comes from the coding sequence TTGCTGCTGGTCCCGCATCCCGACGACGAGGCCGTGGGGTGCGCGGCGGCCATCCGGCGCGTGCACACGGCGGGTGCTGAGGTTTTCGCGCTGTATTTGACCACCGGATTGCCAGCGCCCGAAGTCGAATGGCGCTGGCAGCGCGCCCAACATCCGGCGCGCATCGCTCGCCGGCGGCAGGAGGCGATGCGAGCGGCGGAGCATTTGACGATCACGCCGATCTTGTTCTTGCCGTGCCCGTCGCGGCAGCTGCGCTGGCGGCTCGGCGAGACACGGGCGGCCATCGGCGAGCAGATCGCCCGGGTCCGGGCCGATGCGCTGTGGGCCCCAGCCTATGAGGGCGGGCATCAGGACCATGACGTCGCCAATTTTTTGGCCAGCGGCTTCGCCGGGCCGGCGCTGCCGGTGATCGAGTTCGCCGAGTACCACCACGCGGCCGGCGTTCGCAGCAACGAATTTTGGCAGCCGAACGGCGCCGAGCGCGTGCTGTGGCTGGCGCCGGAAGAACAGAACTGGAAGCGCGCGATCTTGGATCTGTACCGCTCGGAGCGGCGCAACCTGGGCCACGTCCGGGTCACGCGCGAGGCCCTGCGACCCCTCGCGCGCTACGATTACCAGCGCGCCCCGCACCCCGGCGTGCTGTTTTATCAGCGGTTCCAGTGGGTCCCGTTTCGTCATCCGCGCGTCGACTTCACCTCTGCCGAAGAGGTCTGCGCCGCGCTGGCCGCCGCCAGCGCGGGCCCGGCGTCGGTCCCCCGCGCGTGTTAG
- a CDS encoding glycosyltransferase: MREPAPTRVHVLVDLQQRPGAGGQVKVWERLAAAATTASGLLDLTIHFAGEAADARHLTDNVRFQTHRSIFSTARLPFLSDTPDHADLGRFHQELARALEGADVLHTTDAYFAFARTAERMAERRRLPLVTSIHTDTPSYTSVFTAATIEKLFGRGRLARFLNEGAALPRRAAARMHRRLADHQRRCQAVLVSRPEHLAPLGRLLSPQRVSLLRRGVDRAVFSPRPADRSWLENRFDIPAGRVVVLVVGRLDRGKNILTAVEAVSALVAEGLPLSLLCVGEGPERKTIFDRLGMLASCPGTLAPADLARVYAAVDLVAHPSTIEETSNISLEALACARPLLVAAESGSGRHITDGETGVVVAGSDPEAWTRALRILATDQALRARMGAAAGRWAERGIPTWQDVLLEDLLPVWQRVRGFGEGVHAAREAERPS; the protein is encoded by the coding sequence ATGCGTGAGCCGGCGCCCACCCGCGTCCACGTGCTGGTCGATCTGCAGCAGCGGCCGGGCGCGGGCGGGCAGGTCAAGGTGTGGGAGCGCCTGGCGGCGGCTGCGACGACCGCCTCGGGGCTTTTGGATCTGACCATTCATTTTGCCGGCGAGGCAGCGGACGCGCGACACCTGACCGACAACGTGCGCTTCCAAACCCACCGCTCGATCTTCAGCACGGCAAGACTTCCGTTCCTGTCGGACACCCCCGATCACGCTGATCTGGGGCGATTTCATCAAGAGCTGGCGCGTGCCCTGGAGGGAGCGGATGTCCTGCACACGACCGACGCCTACTTCGCGTTCGCGCGCACGGCCGAGCGGATGGCGGAACGGCGGCGACTACCGCTGGTGACATCGATCCACACCGATACGCCCAGCTATACGTCGGTGTTCACGGCGGCCACCATCGAGAAGCTATTCGGCCGCGGTCGACTGGCCCGCTTTTTGAACGAAGGCGCGGCGCTGCCCCGGCGCGCGGCGGCCCGCATGCACCGCCGCCTGGCTGATCATCAGCGGCGCTGCCAGGCGGTTCTGGTCTCTCGTCCCGAGCACCTCGCGCCGCTGGGCCGGCTACTTTCACCCCAGCGTGTCAGCCTGCTGCGACGGGGCGTCGACCGCGCCGTGTTCTCTCCGCGTCCGGCTGATCGATCCTGGCTGGAGAATCGCTTTGACATTCCGGCGGGCCGGGTGGTGGTCCTGGTGGTCGGCCGCCTGGATCGCGGCAAGAACATCTTGACTGCCGTCGAGGCGGTGAGCGCTCTGGTCGCCGAAGGCTTGCCTCTCTCTCTTTTGTGCGTGGGGGAAGGGCCAGAGCGCAAGACGATCTTTGATCGGCTGGGCATGCTGGCCAGCTGCCCGGGGACGCTGGCGCCCGCCGATCTGGCCCGGGTCTATGCCGCGGTGGATCTGGTGGCGCACCCGTCGACCATCGAGGAGACGTCGAACATCTCGCTGGAGGCACTGGCCTGCGCCCGGCCGCTGCTGGTGGCCGCCGAGAGCGGCAGCGGCCGCCACATCACCGACGGTGAAACCGGCGTCGTGGTCGCCGGCTCCGATCCCGAAGCATGGACGCGGGCGCTGCGGATCCTGGCGACTGACCAGGCGTTGCGCGCGCGGATGGGCGCGGCTGCCGGCCGCTGGGCCGAGCGCGGAATCCCCACCTGGCAAGACGTGCTGCTGGAAGATTTGCTTCCGGTGTGGCAACGCGTGCGTGGTTTCGGGGAAGGTGTCCACGCCGCCCGCGAAGCGGAAAGGCCCAGCTGA